A section of the Tepidanaerobacter syntrophicus genome encodes:
- a CDS encoding NAD(P)/FAD-dependent oxidoreductase, with product MKYPKLFEPANIGSMTLKNRIVLSPLHANFTVCDKYTDRFVKYYEERAKGGAGLIITAHIKAEKDIDPYPKTFGYPIFDSAAEIKYFTDLTETVHKYGTKIAIELSPGTGRIADEPLPDKRPVGPSEIPLLTMPDVKTRELTKDEIKQLVKSYGKAAGLAKAAGFDAIYVHFLAYLGDQFLSSCWNHRQDEYGGSLENRMRFLLECIESVRANVGDDFPLIVGIALDHGFAGGRELEETIEIAKRLEPLNIGALHLRRGSYDAMSLLIPTPYVKDGIAVDYAYEVKKAVNIPIIVDGKLPNAAYCEKLLEEGKTDFVGIARQFVTDPYWPKKAKAGKEDDILPCIRCVQCINRVFFSKSSACSVNPQFGREFEGPLPKTKEPKQVLVAGAGPAGMTVAKFLAERGHSVILAEKSGELGGHLIEAAVPAYKKETAAYLRWLKKQVEENPNVDIRLNTEVTPEFVSSVRPDAVVVCTGSAPYVPAVPGIDRSNVKLATNLLVNYKDEEVGDKIVIVGAGLVGCETALFLKEQGKKDITLVDMLPEVAQDVIYLARLSLLEKLQEEQINSRTGLKLKEIIPEGIIVENEKGETQTINADTVIIATGLTSDNKLYESLKDETEEIYAIGDCISPRKFIDAVQEAYAIAKII from the coding sequence ATGAAGTATCCAAAACTTTTTGAACCGGCAAATATTGGATCTATGACTTTGAAGAACCGTATTGTTCTTTCACCTTTACATGCCAATTTTACTGTATGCGATAAGTACACTGATAGATTTGTTAAGTATTATGAAGAAAGAGCCAAAGGTGGGGCGGGTTTAATAATTACCGCGCATATAAAAGCTGAGAAAGATATCGATCCTTATCCAAAAACTTTTGGTTATCCCATATTTGATTCTGCCGCAGAAATAAAATATTTTACCGACCTTACTGAAACTGTTCATAAATATGGAACAAAAATAGCAATTGAACTTTCACCGGGGACAGGCCGCATAGCAGATGAACCTCTTCCTGATAAGAGGCCGGTAGGCCCTTCGGAAATACCACTTCTAACAATGCCTGACGTAAAAACAAGGGAACTGACAAAAGATGAAATTAAACAGCTTGTTAAATCCTACGGAAAAGCTGCAGGTCTTGCTAAAGCGGCAGGATTTGATGCAATTTATGTTCATTTTCTGGCGTATTTAGGAGATCAGTTCCTCTCATCTTGCTGGAACCATAGACAAGACGAATACGGTGGAAGCCTTGAAAATCGCATGAGATTTCTACTAGAATGTATTGAAAGTGTACGTGCAAATGTTGGAGATGATTTTCCACTTATTGTTGGGATAGCTCTAGATCATGGATTTGCCGGGGGAAGAGAACTGGAAGAAACAATTGAAATCGCTAAAAGGCTTGAGCCACTGAACATTGGTGCGCTACATCTTAGACGAGGTTCCTATGATGCAATGAGCCTTCTTATTCCAACACCTTATGTTAAAGATGGAATTGCCGTGGATTATGCATATGAGGTAAAGAAGGCAGTGAATATCCCTATTATTGTAGATGGAAAACTGCCGAATGCTGCATACTGCGAAAAGCTCTTAGAAGAAGGTAAAACAGATTTTGTAGGAATAGCTCGCCAATTTGTAACAGATCCATACTGGCCAAAAAAGGCCAAAGCCGGAAAAGAAGATGACATTCTTCCCTGCATTCGCTGCGTTCAGTGTATAAATCGAGTATTTTTCTCTAAATCCTCTGCTTGCAGCGTTAACCCACAATTTGGGCGCGAATTCGAAGGGCCTCTTCCGAAAACAAAGGAACCAAAGCAAGTTCTTGTAGCCGGAGCCGGTCCTGCAGGAATGACAGTGGCTAAGTTCTTGGCTGAAAGAGGCCACAGCGTGATTCTTGCTGAAAAAAGCGGTGAGCTAGGCGGCCATTTGATAGAAGCAGCAGTTCCCGCATACAAAAAAGAAACAGCAGCTTATTTAAGATGGCTCAAAAAACAAGTAGAAGAAAATCCAAATGTAGATATAAGATTAAATACAGAAGTTACGCCCGAATTCGTGTCATCTGTGAGACCTGATGCGGTAGTAGTATGCACAGGGTCGGCGCCATATGTTCCGGCAGTGCCTGGAATTGATAGGAGCAATGTAAAGCTTGCAACAAATCTTTTAGTAAATTATAAGGATGAAGAAGTAGGAGACAAAATTGTCATTGTAGGCGCGGGGCTAGTAGGATGTGAGACAGCGCTGTTTCTTAAAGAACAAGGCAAGAAAGATATTACTTTAGTGGATATGCTGCCTGAAGTGGCCCAAGACGTTATTTACCTTGCAAGACTATCACTTTTAGAGAAATTGCAAGAAGAACAAATTAACAGTAGGACAGGCCTGAAATTAAAAGAAATTATACCGGAAGGAATCATCGTAGAGAATGAAAAAGGAGAAACTCAAACTATAAATGCTGACACAGTGATAATTGCTACTGGCTTGACATCTGACAACAAGCTTTATGAGAGCCTAAAAGATGAAACGGAAGAAATATATGCTATAGGCGACTGCATAAGCCCGAGAAAGTTTATAGATGCAGTGCAAGAAGCTTATGCAATTGCAAAGATTATTTAA
- a CDS encoding Ppx/GppA phosphatase family protein yields the protein MRAAVIDLGSNSIRLLVADISSKGEVIPVARDLITTRLGRGVNQNNILDEKSISDTVSALVNFRNKAKSLGSERIFAFGTSALREASNSSALLEKTKEIGINVEILSGEREALLSFFGARLGLKTVEVSLVIDIGGNSTEFVLGDDEKIEKAESLPIGAVRWTQKYIKSDPPAFNEIAQARKQIDLMIKDFADYFKKVKESKEVTVIGVGGTLTTLAAVAQELEVYDSNKVHGYVLNKQTIDDIFLKLLFKTSEERLKVKGLMPQRADIITAGVLIAKSIMEDFNISQITVSESDIMEAYLVENLELRTDSSV from the coding sequence ATGAGGGCTGCAGTGATAGACCTGGGCTCTAATTCAATAAGATTGCTGGTGGCGGATATCTCTTCCAAGGGCGAGGTTATTCCTGTGGCAAGAGATCTCATAACTACGCGTCTTGGCCGAGGAGTAAATCAAAACAATATACTTGATGAAAAGTCAATAAGCGATACTGTCTCAGCCCTTGTAAATTTTCGAAATAAGGCAAAATCCCTCGGAAGTGAAAGGATTTTTGCTTTTGGGACAAGCGCTCTCAGAGAAGCATCTAATAGCAGCGCACTTTTAGAAAAGACAAAAGAAATAGGAATTAATGTAGAAATTCTTTCAGGAGAGCGAGAAGCTCTCTTGTCGTTTTTTGGAGCAAGGCTAGGACTTAAAACAGTTGAAGTTTCTTTGGTAATAGATATAGGCGGAAACTCAACGGAATTTGTTTTAGGCGACGATGAAAAGATAGAAAAAGCCGAGAGCTTGCCTATCGGAGCAGTCAGATGGACACAGAAGTATATAAAGTCAGATCCGCCTGCTTTTAACGAAATTGCCCAAGCTCGCAAACAAATTGACCTGATGATAAAGGATTTTGCCGATTATTTTAAGAAAGTTAAAGAAAGCAAAGAAGTAACTGTTATTGGAGTAGGCGGAACCTTAACAACCCTTGCTGCTGTCGCACAAGAACTGGAGGTTTACGATTCTAATAAAGTTCATGGATATGTGTTAAATAAGCAGACTATTGATGACATATTTTTAAAACTGCTTTTTAAAACATCAGAAGAAAGACTAAAGGTTAAAGGCCTTATGCCGCAGAGAGCCGATATTATTACAGCAGGAGTTTTAATAGCCAAATCAATCATGGAAGATTTTAATATTAGCCAAATTACAGTAAGCGAATCAGATATCATGGAAGCTTATCTTGTAGAAAATCTTGAATTACGCACGGACTCATCTGTTTAG
- a CDS encoding S1 RNA-binding domain-containing protein, with protein sequence MPVEVGQIVEGKVTGITKFGAFVELSDGVTGLVHISEVADSFVKDVNDFLKQNDVVKVKVISISPDGKISLSIRKTKESSNNSHRKPKQEELSFEDKLSKFLKDSEERLLDIKKNNESKRGSGSYGKRKVL encoded by the coding sequence ATGCCTGTTGAGGTAGGCCAAATTGTAGAAGGAAAAGTAACAGGAATTACCAAGTTTGGAGCTTTTGTTGAACTTTCAGATGGAGTGACGGGACTTGTTCATATCTCTGAGGTGGCAGATAGCTTTGTGAAGGATGTCAATGATTTTCTTAAGCAAAACGACGTCGTAAAAGTTAAAGTCATCTCGATTTCACCAGACGGCAAAATCAGCCTTTCAATCCGTAAAACAAAGGAAAGTTCCAACAATAGCCACAGAAAGCCCAAACAAGAAGAGCTTAGCTTTGAAGACAAATTATCTAAGTTCTTAAAGGATAGCGAAGAAAGATTGCTGGACATTAAGAAAAATAATGAATCCAAGCGCGGCTCAGGGTCATATGGAAAAAGAAAAGTATTGTAA
- a CDS encoding FtsB family cell division protein: MRGKNKFKMRHLLLLLFVAYILSTLVMQQFKMISLAKEEKQLKARIEEAMNQKTQLQNEINLLQTDEYIEKVARDELGLVKPGEYIYKGIKTLK, encoded by the coding sequence ATGAGAGGCAAAAATAAGTTTAAAATGCGGCATTTACTGCTTTTGCTCTTTGTAGCTTACATATTGTCTACTCTTGTAATGCAACAGTTTAAAATGATAAGCCTTGCAAAGGAAGAAAAGCAACTCAAAGCCAGAATTGAGGAAGCGATGAATCAAAAAACGCAGCTTCAAAATGAAATAAACCTTCTTCAAACCGATGAATACATTGAAAAGGTTGCACGAGACGAATTGGGTTTGGTAAAACCCGGAGAATACATATATAAAGGCATTAAAACTTTAAAATAA